CGCGTCGCCACCGTCGTTCGATCAAGGCAAAGGTCTGAAACAGCACCCATCCGGTGATCAGCCAGCCGATGTAGTTGCTCAACGGGACGCCCAGGACCCCGCTCGGTGATCGGTAGGCGAACATGTGGCGCACGTAGGCGCCGATCGGATCGATCACCAGGTCATAGCCACCGACGATGAGGGTGGCGACGACCGGTGTCACCACAACGGAGAGCCGCCGATTGTGGATCTCGCCCACAATCACCCGGGCCAGAATCCACGCCAACCAGGCCAGAATCACCCACGCCGCCACGACAACCACCGGAACGTCGAACGCGCGAGGCCCTTCCGCGTAATGGACGTAGAAGCCGAACGGGAAGCCGGTCGCAATACTGCACGCCTCCAGGCCGAGACCCATTGTCACGGCCGTGGCGAAGTAGGCGGCGGCTCCGGCGGGTTTGTAGAACGTCAACGTATGGAGCACCACGAAGACCGCCAACGCGGCACCCGAGATTGCTTCGGCTGCAGCGGATACCGATCCGGTACTCAAAGCCGTTGTTACCGTAGCGGCGATGTAGATCGCGACGAGGCACCAGCCCGCGACCACGAGCGGGGCTCCAGGGGCGCGCGGAATCGTCGGCGATGTGCTGGTGACGGGCGTCGACACGCACCGAATCGTAGCCGTCGGCGACTCGCCGTCCAGGCAAAGCAAGGATTTTCGGGGAGAAGCATATGCGGGTTCCCGGCGCGGGCGACACAGTTAACAGCTGCCACATTGTTAACATCGGCCCGTGCCTGACTCGCCGCGGACTTCCCACCCTCGGAACCACGTTTCCCGACGGGACGCGCTGCGGTACGCATCCGCCGCAGCGCTCACCGGGCTGGGCGCGGCGTCGGCCGGTGCACCGACGGCTTCGGCTGCGGCTCCCACGCTGATCGACTACGCCATGCGTCAGATTCCCGCGCAGGACATCCGTGCCGCGGGCCATGCCGGCGTCATCAACTACGTGTCGACGTCGCGGCCCGGCTCCAACTTCGGCGCCAAGCCGATCACCCGGCCCTACGCCGAGTCACTGACCGCCGCGGGACTGGTGATCGTCAGCAACTTCCAGTACGGCAAGCCCGGCGGGACGGCCCCGTCGGACTTCACCCGGGGCTACCCCGGCGGGGTTGCCGACGCACGCACCGCCTGGCAGATACACACCGCCGCCGGCGGGGGCCAAAGCGCGCCGGTCTTCTTCAGCGTCGACGACGACATCGACCGCAACACCTGGAACACCGTGGCACTGCAGTGGTTTCGCGGAATCAACTCGGTACTGGGAGTGCAGCGAACCGGCGTCTACGGGGGCGTGAACGTGTGCCAGTGGGCGGCCGCCGACGGTGTCATCGGAGTCTCACGCACACCCGGTAAGCGGTGGGCCTGGCAGACTCGATCGTGGTCACGAGGTCAGATCGATCCCGGGGCAGTGCTCTACCAGCGGATTGTGAGTACCGCCTCGAACCCGGGGCCGATCGTCGGTGGGATAGAAGTCGACGTCAACGACGTCCTGGCCCAAGACTGCGGCCAGTGGAATCTACATCCGTGAGGTCGTGCGACCGATCAGGATCCGCTTGCCCAGAAGAGTGCCAGGGTAAGCAGCACGACACACGCGAGGCACGTGTAGACGCCCAGAGATGCTGACGCCATAAGTGGGCTCCTGTCTGCGAAGACTTGGTCGGTCGATTCGTTGAAGGCCGATCTACGTCCAGCTGCGTAGCTGGTCGGCCCTGCCGCGATCGCCACTAAGCTAGCCGTCCACCACGGCCGCAGTCAAAAGACGCCCCAAAGCCCCCGCGTGGGCGCCGAGGACTACGCGGTTTCCAGGGTGCGCAGACCGATGGCGCCGCGCGATTCTCGACCCGAACGATCCGGGCAGGCGCAGACCGACGACCAAGGAGACGCAGATGAGCTTGAACACCGCCGTACGTGTTGAGAGTCACGAGCCCGACGATCTGGTTCCATCGCGGTACGCGGTACAGGTCGGCGACATCGAGGTGCTGGTGATCAGTGACGGCGTGCTGCCGATCAACGCCGCGACCATGGCCACCAACGTCGACTCGGCCCGCCTGGCGGGCTGGCTCGACGACATGTTCCTGCCGACTGACGTCATCGACTGGCCGTTGAACGTGGCCGTGGTGCGCTCCGGCGACCGGACCGTCCTCGTCGACGCCGGCCTGGGGATGGAGTTTCCGGACTTTCCGCGTGCAGGCCAGGCAGTCCGTCGGCTGGAGGCTGCCGGCATCGATCTGTCTGCCATCACCGACGTGGTGCTGACCCACCTACACATGGACCACGTAGGGGGACTGCTCACCGACGGGATCAAAGCGCGACTGCGTCCGGACCTGCGGATCCACGTCGCGGCCGCGGAAGCCGAGTTCTGGGAGGCGCCCGACTTTTCCGGGACCAATATGCCGGCTCCGGTTCCGGACGCGCTGCGATCGATCGCCTCGCGGTTCTTGGACGAATACCGCAGCCACCTGGTCCCCTTCGAGAAGTCCTACGAGGCGGCCCCCGGCGTGCTCGCCACACGTACCGGCGGGCACACCCCCGGCCACAGCGTGGTCCGGCTGGCATCCGGTGATCACCGACTCACCTTCGCCGGCGACGCCATATTCCAGGTCGGATTCGACAACCCCCAGTGGCACAACGGATTCGAACACGACCCAGAGCAGTCGATCGAGGTCCGG
The window above is part of the Mycolicibacter sp. MU0102 genome. Proteins encoded here:
- a CDS encoding carotenoid biosynthesis protein, whose product is MSTPVTSTSPTIPRAPGAPLVVAGWCLVAIYIAATVTTALSTGSVSAAAEAISGAALAVFVVLHTLTFYKPAGAAAYFATAVTMGLGLEACSIATGFPFGFYVHYAEGPRAFDVPVVVVAAWVILAWLAWILARVIVGEIHNRRLSVVVTPVVATLIVGGYDLVIDPIGAYVRHMFAYRSPSGVLGVPLSNYIGWLITGWVLFQTFALIERRWRREAATSTRSALLMPSIIWFALGLQVNLGLLRAGDATTTIRGMPVALADIYETSAEMTWFMMGLVVVISVIRLYQGTPTTSPEIADSSAHRAG
- a CDS encoding DUF1906 domain-containing protein gives rise to the protein MPDSPRTSHPRNHVSRRDALRYASAAALTGLGAASAGAPTASAAAPTLIDYAMRQIPAQDIRAAGHAGVINYVSTSRPGSNFGAKPITRPYAESLTAAGLVIVSNFQYGKPGGTAPSDFTRGYPGGVADARTAWQIHTAAGGGQSAPVFFSVDDDIDRNTWNTVALQWFRGINSVLGVQRTGVYGGVNVCQWAAADGVIGVSRTPGKRWAWQTRSWSRGQIDPGAVLYQRIVSTASNPGPIVGGIEVDVNDVLAQDCGQWNLHP
- a CDS encoding MBL fold metallo-hydrolase codes for the protein MSLNTAVRVESHEPDDLVPSRYAVQVGDIEVLVISDGVLPINAATMATNVDSARLAGWLDDMFLPTDVIDWPLNVAVVRSGDRTVLVDAGLGMEFPDFPRAGQAVRRLEAAGIDLSAITDVVLTHLHMDHVGGLLTDGIKARLRPDLRIHVAAAEAEFWEAPDFSGTNMPAPVPDALRSIASRFLDEYRSHLVPFEKSYEAAPGVLATRTGGHTPGHSVVRLASGDHRLTFAGDAIFQVGFDNPQWHNGFEHDPEQSIEVRVGLLQELASTGEALVATHLPFPSVCHVAAAGNAFRCVPAMWDY